One window of the Pedobacter ginsengisoli genome contains the following:
- a CDS encoding MauE/DoxX family redox-associated membrane protein codes for MILIKWKVLLIEIVSVAFLFLFVYAAFSKLSDIEKFRVQLGKSPILNAFVGIVVYIVPMVEILLAVMLCFKRSRLIAIYGAYTLMLCFSIYIIYILKYSPYIPCSCGGILENMSWRQHLVFNIGFVFVSIVGILMYPTNKEFIDVLSIKGEAENFKE; via the coding sequence ATGATACTTATAAAATGGAAAGTCCTTTTAATTGAGATAGTTTCGGTTGCATTTTTATTCTTATTTGTATACGCTGCTTTTAGTAAGTTAAGCGATATAGAGAAATTTAGGGTGCAGCTAGGGAAGTCCCCTATATTGAATGCATTTGTGGGAATTGTAGTTTACATAGTTCCCATGGTGGAAATTTTACTCGCTGTAATGTTGTGTTTTAAGAGATCTAGACTTATTGCAATATACGGGGCATATACACTTATGTTATGTTTTTCTATTTACATCATCTATATTTTAAAGTATAGCCCATATATTCCATGCAGCTGCGGGGGAATTCTGGAAAATATGTCCTGGAGACAGCATCTGGTATTTAACATAGGATTCGTTTTCGTAAGTATTGTTGGGATTTTAATGTACCCGACAAATAAAGAATTTATTGATGTGTTGTCAATAAAAGGGGAAGCTGAAAACTTTAAAGAGTAA
- a CDS encoding M16 family metallopeptidase, translated as MNFNKNQEQSIFLLLIIVFNLSIFCTKVNAQEKPQKLIPFDAAIKTGKLSNGFTYYIKKNTEPKHRVTLYLVVKAGSILEDENQLGLAHFMEHMSFNGTKHFPKNELVAYLQKSGIRFGADLNAYTGFDETVYQLPIPTDNAEILKNGMQIIRDWAQDATLDPEEIDRERGVVLEEKRLRGGAQQRVQEQTLPALLNYSKYAKRLPIGTEVVLKNFTPAVIRSFYKDWYRPDLQAIIVVGDIDMVAIEKEVIRLFSDLKMPGQPRKRNIYNIALDGKNKFKTVIDPELSETTVEFLIKHKEKIIKNETDFKETLIRNLFSKMFAARLAESSKRPDAPFMKLQGGYGELMGGLNALSVSLIPRKGELEAGLKAGWTEVDGIRRNGFVQTELSRMKQELMSEVEVSLREKDKQNSTALADQYKVHFLKGQAVPGIEKEYALVKKFLPEITLAQLNAAAKAMIKATDRDVIITAPMAEKNQFPSQHTVYAWLQQVQQSKIKPYTETKSSLGLMTNLPLKGSITAEKQIANIGVTEWTLSNGAKVVLKPTNYKNDEIVFLSLSPGGTSLYNNVDYESAASAAGIIASFGLGDHDNIGLPKLLNGKQVSMQPFIADRVEGLQGVSTVKDLRTAMELVHLYFTAPRKDTALFRTIIRNSAQQISGRYTDPNNVFADTISAVLGAYNLRRAGPSLEKLNSITLDKVSKIYKERFADAGDFTFFFVGSFNPDTLRLQVEQCLASLPSSGVIEQAKDLGIRTPKGKISKVVKAGKEDKATVKLVFTGDYEFNAENNLSLSALKEILQFRLTERLREVEGGVYTPGVLMNRTKYPASRYSFTVNFGCAPANVEKLIAATLDELKQLRENGISPIDLQKFKAEQIRQNELMEKSNSFWLNYLSSQYLDGEDPKAFLKANTEIEQLNVGTLQQAAKKYLNEDNYIRFVLLPKQIPGS; from the coding sequence ATGAATTTTAATAAAAACCAAGAGCAATCTATTTTTCTGCTGCTGATCATCGTATTTAATCTATCGATTTTTTGTACGAAAGTTAATGCTCAGGAAAAGCCTCAGAAGTTGATACCGTTTGATGCTGCTATCAAGACGGGTAAACTTAGTAATGGCTTTACCTATTATATCAAAAAGAATACGGAACCGAAGCACCGGGTTACCCTATACCTGGTAGTAAAGGCTGGATCTATATTGGAAGATGAAAACCAGCTTGGCCTGGCACATTTTATGGAACACATGAGTTTTAACGGCACCAAACATTTTCCGAAAAACGAATTAGTAGCGTATCTCCAAAAATCTGGAATTCGCTTTGGCGCAGACCTGAACGCTTATACCGGTTTTGATGAAACAGTATATCAGTTACCTATTCCCACCGATAATGCGGAAATATTGAAAAACGGAATGCAGATTATACGTGATTGGGCGCAGGATGCCACATTAGATCCGGAGGAAATAGACCGCGAACGTGGTGTGGTGTTAGAAGAAAAACGTCTACGCGGAGGGGCTCAGCAAAGAGTGCAGGAGCAGACGTTACCAGCCCTACTTAACTACTCCAAATATGCAAAGCGACTACCCATTGGTACTGAGGTAGTATTAAAGAATTTCACACCCGCAGTAATTCGCTCTTTTTACAAGGACTGGTATCGGCCAGACCTACAGGCTATAATTGTAGTTGGAGATATCGACATGGTTGCTATTGAAAAAGAGGTAATACGTTTATTTTCGGATCTGAAAATGCCTGGACAACCCAGGAAACGCAATATTTACAACATTGCACTGGATGGTAAAAACAAATTCAAGACTGTAATAGATCCTGAATTGTCTGAAACTACTGTTGAGTTCCTGATCAAGCATAAGGAAAAGATCATCAAAAACGAAACTGATTTTAAGGAGACCTTAATCAGGAACCTGTTTTCAAAGATGTTTGCTGCGCGACTTGCTGAATCATCAAAAAGGCCGGATGCGCCTTTTATGAAATTGCAGGGCGGCTATGGAGAATTGATGGGTGGTCTAAATGCTTTGTCTGTAAGTCTCATTCCACGTAAAGGGGAGCTTGAGGCAGGGCTCAAAGCAGGATGGACAGAAGTGGATGGTATACGCAGAAATGGGTTTGTACAGACCGAACTTAGTCGGATGAAACAAGAGCTGATGAGTGAAGTTGAAGTGTCATTAAGAGAAAAAGATAAACAAAACTCTACAGCTTTAGCCGATCAATACAAAGTCCATTTTCTAAAAGGCCAAGCTGTGCCAGGTATCGAAAAAGAGTATGCATTGGTAAAAAAGTTCCTGCCGGAGATTACCCTTGCGCAATTGAATGCTGCTGCTAAAGCAATGATTAAGGCTACAGATCGGGATGTCATCATTACTGCTCCTATGGCTGAGAAGAATCAATTCCCTAGTCAGCATACGGTATATGCCTGGTTACAGCAGGTTCAGCAGTCAAAAATTAAGCCTTATACAGAAACCAAATCAAGTTTAGGGTTAATGACTAATTTGCCACTGAAAGGTAGCATTACAGCTGAAAAACAAATTGCTAACATAGGTGTCACTGAATGGACACTGAGCAATGGGGCGAAGGTGGTACTGAAGCCAACAAATTATAAGAACGATGAGATTGTATTCCTGTCCCTTAGCCCTGGAGGAACTTCTCTGTACAATAATGTAGACTACGAATCTGCTGCCAGTGCTGCTGGTATCATCGCGAGCTTTGGGCTTGGAGATCATGATAACATTGGCCTTCCCAAATTACTTAACGGCAAACAAGTTTCGATGCAGCCTTTTATAGCTGATAGAGTGGAGGGTTTACAAGGTGTTTCGACGGTAAAGGATCTTAGGACAGCAATGGAATTGGTTCATTTGTATTTTACGGCGCCGCGTAAGGACACCGCGCTTTTCCGTACAATCATCAGGAATTCCGCTCAGCAGATCAGTGGTCGCTATACGGATCCGAATAATGTCTTTGCTGATACCATTTCTGCTGTACTGGGTGCTTACAATTTAAGAAGGGCCGGCCCGAGCCTTGAGAAGCTGAATAGCATCACGCTGGATAAGGTGTCGAAGATCTATAAAGAGCGTTTCGCTGATGCAGGTGATTTCACTTTCTTTTTTGTAGGAAGCTTTAATCCAGACACACTTAGGCTTCAAGTAGAACAATGCCTGGCATCATTGCCATCGAGTGGGGTAATTGAGCAAGCGAAAGACCTCGGGATACGTACACCAAAAGGTAAAATTTCCAAAGTGGTAAAGGCAGGTAAAGAAGATAAAGCTACAGTAAAACTGGTATTTACTGGTGACTACGAGTTTAATGCCGAGAATAACTTATCTCTATCTGCGTTAAAGGAGATTTTGCAGTTCCGGCTGACAGAGAGATTGAGGGAGGTCGAAGGCGGTGTATATACACCTGGTGTTTTAATGAATAGGACCAAGTACCCTGCTAGTCGATATAGTTTTACAGTAAATTTTGGCTGCGCACCGGCAAATGTGGAAAAACTTATAGCCGCGACACTGGATGAGTTAAAACAATTAAGGGAAAACGGTATCTCACCAATTGATTTGCAAAAGTTTAAGGCAGAGCAAATCCGTCAAAATGAGCTGATGGAAAAGAGCAATAGTTTCTGGCTGAATTATTTATCGTCTCAATATCTTGATGGTGAAGACCCGAAAGCATTTTTAAAGGCTAATACTGAAATTGAACAGCTGAACGTAGGCACACTTCAGCAAGCGGCAAAGAAGTATTTAAATGAAGATAATTACATCAGGTTTGTGCTGTTGCCAAAGCAGATACCCGGATCATAA
- a CDS encoding thioredoxin family protein — protein sequence MKILTKTLLITVLTFNTLTPVRAQGLKFENGLSWEQVKQKAKAENKPIFLDVMATWCGSCKYMDANVYSNDTVQQYFKDKFISVKVQTDQTSGDDANVKAWYDDARKISTQYKVTGLPSLIFLDTDGNLLYKHAGGKDVQGLIATAQFAQQRENQYWPLLQAYLGGKKDPEFLKKFGDMARNMGYSLLADKIIGKDYFSRIGGVKAFVPSKEFSGNWHINYQESDFGKFPLRLMPKSIKIVQSGNVFQIERFTESETSETFSIAENLKTDGHQVDTHIREDRIKRSVLINEPDKGEILQYAEFTLPGSKFELDFESYEHLGLSKDGKVLTIEKKVNVGGGQGYSVKGVYVKD from the coding sequence ATGAAAATACTTACAAAAACATTATTGATCACTGTGTTGACTTTTAATACGTTAACACCTGTCCGGGCCCAGGGCCTGAAGTTTGAAAACGGGCTAAGCTGGGAGCAAGTAAAACAAAAGGCTAAAGCCGAAAATAAGCCGATTTTTTTGGATGTAATGGCTACCTGGTGCGGGTCCTGTAAGTACATGGACGCCAATGTGTATTCCAATGATACTGTACAGCAATATTTTAAAGATAAGTTTATTTCGGTAAAGGTTCAAACTGACCAGACTTCCGGGGATGATGCCAATGTGAAGGCATGGTATGATGATGCCAGGAAAATTTCTACCCAATATAAAGTGACCGGTTTGCCTTCTTTGATTTTTTTAGATACGGATGGTAATTTGTTGTATAAACATGCCGGGGGCAAGGATGTTCAGGGTTTGATTGCAACAGCTCAGTTTGCGCAACAGCGAGAGAATCAATATTGGCCATTATTACAAGCGTATTTGGGTGGTAAAAAGGATCCGGAATTTCTGAAGAAATTTGGGGATATGGCAAGGAATATGGGCTATTCGCTGTTGGCCGATAAGATAATCGGAAAGGACTATTTTTCAAGGATTGGTGGTGTTAAAGCTTTTGTTCCCTCTAAAGAATTTTCTGGAAACTGGCATATTAATTATCAGGAATCTGATTTTGGGAAATTTCCACTTAGGTTGATGCCGAAATCGATCAAAATCGTGCAATCTGGTAATGTATTTCAAATTGAGCGATTTACAGAGAGTGAGACAAGCGAAACTTTTTCAATTGCGGAAAACTTAAAAACTGATGGACATCAGGTAGATACGCACATTCGTGAAGATCGGATAAAACGTAGTGTGCTGATCAATGAGCCAGATAAGGGTGAAATTCTGCAGTATGCTGAGTTTACTTTACCGGGAAGCAAATTTGAGCTGGACTTTGAGAGCTATGAACATCTTGGACTTTCAAAAGATGGCAAGGTGTTGACTATAGAAAAAAAGGTGAATGTTGGTGGAGGTCAAGGGTATTCTGTAAAAGGTGTATATGTTAAAGATTAA